The Parashewanella spongiae genome has a window encoding:
- a CDS encoding SirB2 family protein, producing METLNSLYPAVKHLHLTLIGLSVIFFTIRFVLHLRQSPILSKKFIKIAPHVIDTFLLLSGLTLCFIIQQFPFEAPWLTEKLGAVVAYILLAMISMKANRGKLFKCFAYLGAISWLVYAAKLAMFKQAIILAS from the coding sequence ATGGAAACACTCAACAGTTTATATCCTGCGGTAAAGCACCTTCATTTAACGTTAATTGGTTTAAGCGTAATCTTTTTTACAATACGTTTTGTATTGCATTTACGCCAATCACCAATCTTAAGTAAAAAGTTCATTAAGATAGCACCTCATGTTATTGATACTTTTTTACTTTTATCGGGATTAACCCTGTGTTTCATCATTCAACAATTTCCTTTTGAAGCCCCGTGGTTGACTGAAAAACTCGGTGCTGTCGTCGCCTACATATTACTTGCAATGATTTCAATGAAAGCCAACCGCGGAAAACTGTTTAAGTGTTTTGCATACCTCGGCGCAATAAGTTGGTTAGTTTACGCCGCGAAGTTAGCCATGTTTAAACAAGCGATAATATTAGCCTCATGA
- the hemA gene encoding glutamyl-tRNA reductase yields MSLVAIGINHKTASVDLREKVAFSPDVIHAAMQSLAQHTPTAEVVIISTCNRTELYCNQIQIDDVLIWLADFHKVSLDLLKLHSYAFENKAAIKHLIRVSAGLDSLILGEPQILGQVKQSFTKAKEAGTVSTTLDRLFQNTFSVAKRIRTETEIGSAAVSVAFAAVSMAKHIFSSISKTNVLLIGAGETIELVARHLKDNDVSSITVANRTLERAKNMCDAFDAKAVTLEQIPEYLPQADIVISSTASPLPILGKGLVERALKQRRHQPMLLVDIAVPRDIESEVAELDDAFLYTVDDLQNIIEQNIESRKEAAQEAEVIAEEESSQFMEWILSLKNVDSIREYRRISLEIKDELVEKALNKMAQGGDQQQIILELANKLTNRLIHTPTQALTAASRQGDLETLETLKSVLGLTKHKGQ; encoded by the coding sequence ATGAGTCTTGTAGCAATCGGTATCAATCACAAAACCGCTTCCGTTGACTTGCGAGAGAAAGTTGCTTTCTCTCCTGATGTCATACATGCAGCGATGCAAAGTCTTGCTCAACACACGCCTACCGCTGAAGTAGTGATTATTTCGACTTGTAACCGCACTGAACTCTATTGTAATCAGATTCAAATTGATGATGTGTTAATTTGGCTAGCTGATTTCCACAAAGTGTCGCTAGATTTACTGAAACTGCACAGCTACGCTTTTGAAAATAAAGCAGCCATTAAACACCTCATACGAGTTTCTGCTGGGTTAGATTCACTTATTCTTGGTGAGCCACAAATCCTTGGGCAAGTTAAGCAATCATTCACCAAAGCGAAAGAAGCTGGAACCGTTTCTACCACGCTTGATAGACTCTTTCAAAATACCTTTTCAGTGGCAAAACGAATTCGGACAGAAACAGAGATCGGCAGTGCTGCGGTTTCCGTTGCTTTCGCTGCAGTAAGTATGGCGAAGCATATTTTTTCGTCGATCAGTAAAACCAATGTATTACTGATCGGTGCAGGTGAAACCATTGAGTTGGTGGCTCGTCATTTAAAAGACAATGATGTTTCTTCTATTACCGTAGCCAATCGAACTTTAGAACGTGCAAAAAACATGTGTGACGCCTTCGATGCGAAGGCCGTTACACTTGAGCAAATCCCTGAATATCTCCCTCAAGCCGATATTGTGATATCTTCTACAGCCAGTCCATTGCCGATTTTGGGTAAAGGCTTAGTTGAACGTGCACTCAAGCAGCGCCGCCACCAGCCAATGCTACTGGTTGATATCGCGGTGCCACGAGATATTGAGTCTGAAGTGGCCGAATTAGACGATGCATTTTTATATACCGTCGATGATTTACAAAACATCATCGAACAAAATATCGAATCGCGCAAAGAAGCGGCACAAGAAGCTGAAGTCATCGCAGAAGAAGAGTCATCGCAATTTATGGAGTGGATCCTGTCACTCAAAAATGTCGATAGCATTCGTGAATACCGCCGTATCAGCCTAGAAATTAAAGATGAATTGGTTGAAAAAGCATTGAATAAGATGGCTCAGGGTGGCGATCAACAACAAATTATTTTGGAATTAGCCAATAAATTAACGAATCGGCTAATCCATACCCCAACACAAGCACTGACAGCCGCGAGCCGTCAGGGTGACTTAGAAACTTTAGAGACTCTCAAGTCCGTTCTCGGACTGACAAAACACAAAGGTCAGTAA
- the prmC gene encoding peptide chain release factor N(5)-glutamine methyltransferase — MTSSQSNASQTNISEALQWGLQELSSNSDSAQLDAEVCLQHCLNKNRAFLYTWPEKPLKLAQWQQFSKMILRRKKGEPIAHITGEREFWSLPFLVNNTTLIPRPDTEILVETALNLDLPDNARVLDLGTGTGAIALSLAHEESNWQITAVDKMPEAVELAILNKAHLSLSNVSILQSDWFTNIAKQKFDLIISNPPYIDETDHHLNEGDVRFEPSSALTARESGYADLYYIAEQAKHFLTDGGYLLLEHGYEQTAQLKTKFENLQYSKIQTIKDYGNNDRCTLGVLGISGSKGLAI, encoded by the coding sequence ATGACATCTTCGCAATCCAATGCTTCTCAAACCAATATTTCTGAAGCATTGCAATGGGGCTTGCAAGAGTTAAGCTCAAACTCTGACTCAGCTCAGTTAGATGCGGAGGTGTGTTTACAACATTGCCTAAATAAAAATCGCGCGTTTTTGTATACCTGGCCTGAAAAACCATTGAAACTCGCGCAATGGCAACAGTTTTCAAAAATGATTTTGAGACGAAAAAAAGGCGAACCTATCGCTCACATTACCGGAGAGAGAGAGTTCTGGTCGCTGCCTTTTTTAGTGAATAACACAACCCTAATTCCGAGACCTGATACTGAAATTCTCGTCGAAACGGCGCTTAATTTAGACTTACCAGATAATGCTCGAGTACTTGATTTAGGAACGGGTACTGGCGCAATCGCCCTATCCCTCGCTCATGAAGAATCAAATTGGCAAATTACCGCCGTTGATAAAATGCCTGAAGCCGTTGAATTGGCAATACTGAACAAAGCCCATCTTTCTCTCTCAAACGTATCAATATTACAAAGTGATTGGTTTACGAATATTGCCAAACAAAAGTTCGATCTCATCATTTCTAATCCGCCTTATATCGATGAAACCGATCATCATCTCAATGAAGGCGATGTTAGGTTTGAACCTTCAAGCGCTTTAACTGCAAGGGAAAGTGGCTACGCAGACCTATATTATATTGCGGAACAAGCCAAACACTTTCTCACTGATGGAGGATATCTACTTTTAGAACACGGATATGAACAAACCGCTCAATTAAAAACAAAATTTGAAAACTTACAATACAGTAAAATTCAAACAATTAAAGACTATGGTAATAACGATCGCTGTACTTTAGGAGTCTTAGGGATCTCGGGTTCTAAAGGTCTAGCGATTTAG
- a CDS encoding tetratricopeptide repeat protein — translation MKPFSLPEKISLPELAFQLSDHLGFSNAEDAKWAWFELSGSVLSHYLVNKNQRFNALLHWFYQDLGFCQREDYYSVEAADLAITLKSRQGNSTTLATLLLLLGKQLDLTLDLLFLPGTTVLRSQIDGDIRFIDALTGKDISRSTLHALVRGELGNHAQLKSKYFKPANDKRLISRLLHELKAGSIVSQQYEKAMECCNLLMQWHSDDIHLNRERAFVAEQLGCIKVAADDLQYFVDNNPHDPVTELVKMQLKELSQHAEIYH, via the coding sequence ATGAAACCATTTAGTTTACCTGAAAAAATATCGCTTCCTGAGCTGGCTTTTCAGTTGAGCGACCACCTAGGGTTCTCGAATGCTGAAGACGCTAAGTGGGCTTGGTTTGAATTATCAGGCTCAGTACTGAGTCATTATCTTGTTAATAAGAACCAGCGATTTAATGCGCTTTTGCATTGGTTTTACCAAGATTTAGGTTTTTGCCAACGTGAAGATTATTATTCAGTCGAAGCCGCTGATTTAGCCATCACACTAAAAAGCCGACAAGGCAATAGCACCACATTGGCCACATTATTATTATTGCTTGGTAAACAACTTGATTTGACACTAGATTTGCTTTTTTTGCCCGGCACCACTGTGCTAAGAAGCCAAATTGACGGTGACATTCGATTTATTGATGCGCTTACAGGCAAAGACATCAGCAGAAGCACGTTACATGCACTGGTTCGTGGCGAACTCGGCAATCATGCACAATTGAAGTCAAAGTATTTCAAACCTGCTAATGATAAGCGGTTAATTTCGAGACTTCTTCATGAGTTAAAAGCTGGCAGCATTGTGTCACAGCAATACGAAAAGGCCATGGAATGTTGTAACTTGCTCATGCAATGGCACAGTGACGACATTCATTTAAATCGAGAGCGTGCCTTTGTTGCCGAGCAACTCGGTTGTATCAAGGTGGCTGCCGATGACTTACAGTATTTTGTAGATAACAATCCCCATGATCCTGTAACTGAGCTCGTTAAAATGCAGCTTAAAGAGCTAAGCCAACACGCTGAGATATACCACTAA
- a CDS encoding ketopantoate reductase family protein, which yields MSVLSTSNYPTSQIGILGAGAIGQLIGFQINSQLQNQQKMSYITQATGLISDPSPHLTSLVSQTHHYNAHVLSLHSPEISEIKLLIVAVKAYQVFNAISHLITKLPADCHILLLHNGLGPHLEILPLLQPHQGLSLGTTSQGAQRIDKWHVKHTGKGLTQIGHYTGIAMADEYRQLLSHSIPDCDFVDEIIPALWQKLAVNCVINPLTAIHQCKNGILQQSEFSEKIQQILFELNLVAQKEAITLDMQQLTQRVLKVIQLTSNNYSSMFQDIQHKKLTEIDYINGYLLKVAQKHGIQLDVNQQLVESVQLLAQ from the coding sequence ATGAGTGTACTCAGCACATCAAACTACCCCACCTCACAAATAGGTATTTTGGGTGCTGGTGCCATTGGTCAATTGATTGGTTTTCAGATAAACAGTCAATTACAAAACCAACAAAAAATGAGTTACATCACTCAGGCTACTGGCTTAATTTCAGATCCATCACCCCATTTAACATCGTTAGTGAGTCAAACACATCATTACAATGCCCATGTACTTTCTCTACATTCACCAGAAATTTCTGAGATAAAACTACTCATTGTGGCGGTGAAGGCTTATCAAGTATTCAATGCAATTTCACATCTAATAACCAAACTACCAGCAGATTGCCATATCTTGTTATTGCATAATGGGTTGGGCCCACACCTTGAAATACTGCCGTTATTGCAGCCCCATCAAGGGTTATCATTAGGTACTACTTCTCAAGGAGCGCAGAGAATCGACAAATGGCATGTCAAACATACTGGCAAAGGTCTGACACAAATAGGCCATTACACTGGCATAGCAATGGCTGATGAATATAGACAACTGCTCAGTCATTCCATCCCAGATTGTGACTTTGTTGACGAAATCATTCCTGCTTTGTGGCAAAAACTGGCTGTAAACTGTGTAATTAACCCACTAACAGCAATTCATCAATGCAAGAATGGGATTCTCCAGCAATCAGAATTCTCTGAAAAGATTCAACAAATCCTATTTGAACTTAATCTTGTAGCTCAAAAGGAAGCGATTACTCTCGATATGCAACAATTAACGCAACGAGTACTAAAAGTGATCCAATTGACATCTAACAACTACTCTTCCATGTTCCAAGATATCCAACATAAGAAACTTACAGAAATTGACTATATTAATGGATACCTATTAAAAGTGGCCCAAAAGCATGGTATTCAATTAGATGTAAATCAACAATTGGTAGAATCAGTTCAGTTATTGGCACAATAA
- the prfA gene encoding peptide chain release factor 1 yields MKDSVIRKLEGLLERNDEVMALLSDASVISDQEKFRALSKEYAQLEDVVKGFKAFQQAQQDLETAKDMLNEDDPELKEMAQEELKEAKSTLEVLEDQLQILLLPQDPNDDSNAFVEIRAGAGGDEAAIFAGDLFRMYSRYAETQRWQLEIMSSNEGEHGGFKEIIIKVSGDGVYGKLKFESGGHRVQRVPETESQGRVHTSACTVAVLHEVPEAEAISINPADLKVDTFRASGAGGQHVNKTDSAIRLTHIPSGIVVECQDQRSQHKNRAQAMSVLAARIQAVEDEKLRSAEEETRRSLVGSGDRSERIRTYNFPQGRVSEHRINLTLYRLNEIIEGDLDAILDPLLLEHQADQLAALAE; encoded by the coding sequence ATGAAAGATTCCGTGATCCGCAAGCTAGAAGGCTTGTTAGAACGTAATGACGAAGTCATGGCACTATTATCTGATGCCAGCGTGATTTCTGATCAAGAAAAATTCCGTGCCCTATCGAAAGAATATGCACAACTTGAGGATGTCGTAAAAGGTTTTAAAGCTTTTCAACAAGCGCAGCAAGATCTCGAGACCGCTAAAGACATGCTCAACGAAGATGATCCTGAATTAAAAGAAATGGCTCAAGAAGAATTGAAAGAAGCAAAAAGCACTCTTGAAGTACTTGAGGATCAACTGCAAATTTTACTGCTTCCTCAAGATCCAAACGACGACAGCAATGCCTTTGTTGAAATTCGTGCGGGTGCTGGCGGTGATGAGGCTGCAATTTTTGCCGGTGATTTATTCAGAATGTACAGTCGCTACGCTGAAACTCAACGTTGGCAGCTTGAAATCATGAGCTCGAATGAAGGCGAGCATGGTGGCTTTAAAGAAATCATTATTAAAGTATCGGGTGATGGTGTTTACGGTAAATTAAAATTTGAATCCGGCGGTCATAGAGTTCAGCGTGTACCAGAAACTGAATCTCAGGGCCGAGTTCATACATCAGCCTGCACTGTTGCCGTTCTTCATGAAGTCCCTGAAGCTGAGGCGATTTCAATTAACCCTGCCGACTTAAAAGTAGATACTTTCCGAGCATCGGGCGCAGGAGGGCAGCACGTTAACAAAACTGATTCAGCCATTCGTCTTACTCATATTCCAAGTGGCATTGTAGTTGAATGCCAAGATCAGCGCTCTCAACATAAAAACCGTGCTCAAGCTATGAGCGTACTTGCTGCGCGTATTCAAGCCGTTGAAGACGAAAAACTTCGCAGCGCTGAAGAAGAAACACGTCGCAGCCTAGTGGGTAGTGGTGATCGCTCAGAACGCATTCGTACATATAACTTCCCCCAAGGTCGAGTCAGTGAACATCGAATCAATTTAACCTTATACCGCCTGAATGAAATTATCGAAGGCGATTTAGATGCGATTCTTGACCCATTACTGCTAGAGCACCAAGCAGATCAATTAGCGGCTCTGGCGGAATAA
- a CDS encoding ankyrin repeat domain-containing protein yields the protein MDVLLSETDKCTGGVRSNAQRALTELKMSLAGVDGLVQKARKTLITNWAAEAAKKQCIKSKCDIGNQVHYANVFYNSVASEFGLFFCTDTYLEQCEIDIGSDRLEEFRREIRIIVSPSAIVTLLSEEYAQALIDVLQKNKFLNNNGQLVLTKMNGEHWQKDVEINVLEPLKLLTRNQNFSLHDLINVEDFETVSGLIRLDLINITNKLHKTIAKSFAEDRPIFDNKPFRLFLVKSPYSTDTLCSDDGLYFYIENNKGQRAVVLDDLSQIDLMLSFSAEISVALINQAARNSVKFEQMKMFIEKHLVLSSAPSLTQSHYFRCLANRISSSQPLNEGLKSWLEDNRSVLHVMFTMHLGIPEAYALAIEESAKCCSLSSDLMPRDLPTLALLSEQFISEHYSTHELKEFRAMSLNQDNLSAYLKIKNVIEKIPVDTLSTEESASNKSIFVFSLVTHNSQAILLHYLKSNQELINIKSGRKTLLMEACYQGSSTSVKVLSNQPNCEPNFVDKKGNQALHLACQKGNVESVRNLLKNKRVAVGIKNFEGLLPLHIAVKNGFLTIAEAIISYDSIVIGLQDSKGNTALHYACKYKHLELIKLLLSKGINALQVNHQGETAFYVACEVGNELCVSLLLNHEPKIVNNQSITCHEKEDNTVKDSSDAEEKSGLHIAIECGHIAIVRQVLASASLTTDAIIHGLNHAIRYRKLEMIGLFSEKVTDITKSAKSGDLWCPIDVAASSNRIDIWDAVIQLDSRDIKVRDTNGQLLLRRPDGYSPMHFIAVHNACVLFEHIIGSVELSLLDVTYYGLTPLFSACNRGKNDIIKKILERNLSYLNILNKKGESVLDIAITENRLSTVYLLLEYDISPEIIYSGVVTALKKGNPDIVCALVGRVSEHQVDPLFSKVTNSSVQIDNSLLQLAVESNNITIITLVLSMANRSMGDTISPCHPSLLHLASANSFNFDPDIMLASKRLRLSQKSETQESILNIFSDEAISDESKKELVRSLVSSKRLDVAGITDRDGNTLIHILLLHNYRDELINYLKTFDSDTYMKNEIGEAPLELAISIYPNDIELISLLLERDAREGDFLAKVTPFISTDRDINQAKTIFNILIKKEQLLSSFVDDKGNTLLHLGARYCTCETWEKILLMTEWDFDCRNDNDEPSILLALKNNDPKVFLDLVHIAPDFCYISKTGKSLLQLSLDSYKRKYFLKLLSSGKNVMINHRDNGGNTILHCACLSGSYIEISAVLNYQAHLMMNDIKVTKDSDEFEIVSVEDVKRGSFQPQDFEANVFLKNAKKQTPLHFTASRGLTESSRLLLQKGAALCLRQKCGEGKTPMWYASKKLDKSMYEMFKAAESANPKK from the coding sequence TTGGATGTTTTATTATCAGAAACAGATAAGTGTACTGGAGGAGTAAGGTCAAATGCTCAAAGAGCACTTACTGAACTAAAAATGAGTTTGGCTGGAGTGGATGGCCTTGTTCAAAAAGCAAGAAAAACCTTAATTACCAACTGGGCTGCTGAAGCGGCTAAAAAGCAATGTATAAAATCAAAATGTGATATCGGGAATCAAGTTCATTATGCCAATGTTTTCTATAATAGTGTGGCAAGTGAGTTTGGTTTATTTTTTTGTACTGATACATATCTAGAGCAGTGTGAGATCGACATCGGTAGCGATAGATTAGAAGAGTTTCGGCGTGAAATCAGAATCATTGTGTCACCTTCTGCCATTGTTACTTTGCTATCAGAAGAGTACGCACAAGCATTAATCGATGTTTTACAAAAAAATAAATTTCTGAATAACAATGGTCAGCTAGTTTTGACGAAAATGAATGGTGAGCACTGGCAAAAAGACGTCGAGATAAATGTATTAGAACCATTAAAATTGCTAACAAGAAATCAGAATTTTAGCTTGCATGATCTTATTAATGTTGAGGATTTTGAAACCGTTTCAGGGCTAATTCGTCTTGATCTAATTAATATTACCAATAAATTACATAAGACTATTGCTAAGTCTTTCGCAGAAGATAGACCTATATTTGATAATAAACCTTTTAGACTATTTTTAGTCAAAAGCCCTTATTCTACCGATACACTTTGCTCGGATGATGGTTTATATTTTTATATTGAAAATAATAAAGGGCAAAGGGCTGTTGTTCTCGATGATTTAAGTCAAATTGATTTGATGCTAAGTTTTTCTGCAGAAATCTCAGTAGCATTGATTAATCAAGCGGCACGTAATAGTGTAAAGTTTGAACAAATGAAAATGTTTATTGAAAAACACTTAGTTTTGAGTAGTGCACCTAGCCTTACCCAAAGCCATTACTTTCGTTGCCTTGCAAATAGAATTTCTTCATCTCAACCATTGAACGAAGGTTTAAAGTCGTGGCTTGAAGATAACCGCTCAGTTTTGCATGTAATGTTTACAATGCATTTAGGAATACCAGAAGCCTATGCATTAGCGATAGAAGAAAGTGCTAAATGTTGTTCACTATCATCAGATCTAATGCCACGAGATTTGCCAACATTAGCCCTATTATCAGAACAATTTATTAGTGAACATTATTCCACTCATGAATTAAAAGAGTTTAGGGCTATGTCGCTTAATCAAGATAATTTAAGTGCATATCTCAAAATTAAGAATGTAATAGAGAAAATCCCCGTCGATACACTTTCAACTGAAGAGTCTGCTTCTAACAAATCGATATTTGTTTTTAGTTTGGTTACTCATAATAGTCAAGCCATTCTTTTGCATTATTTAAAGTCGAATCAAGAACTCATTAACATTAAAAGTGGCAGAAAGACACTATTAATGGAAGCTTGTTATCAAGGATCATCTACTTCTGTAAAGGTGCTGTCTAATCAACCCAATTGTGAACCGAACTTTGTTGATAAAAAGGGCAATCAAGCACTACATTTGGCTTGTCAAAAAGGGAACGTAGAGTCAGTAAGAAACTTATTAAAAAATAAAAGAGTTGCGGTCGGCATAAAAAACTTTGAAGGCTTGCTTCCTTTACATATCGCAGTAAAAAATGGTTTTTTAACGATTGCAGAAGCGATCATTAGTTATGACTCTATTGTTATTGGTCTACAAGATTCAAAAGGGAACACGGCACTTCATTATGCTTGTAAATATAAGCACCTAGAACTAATTAAACTATTATTAAGCAAAGGCATAAACGCTTTACAAGTGAATCATCAAGGCGAGACAGCGTTTTATGTCGCGTGCGAAGTTGGTAATGAATTGTGTGTTAGTTTATTGTTAAATCATGAACCTAAAATTGTAAATAACCAGTCTATAACCTGTCATGAAAAAGAAGATAATACAGTAAAAGACAGTTCTGACGCCGAAGAAAAATCTGGTTTACATATTGCTATTGAATGTGGACATATTGCAATCGTTCGTCAAGTATTAGCTTCTGCTAGTTTGACAACAGATGCCATCATACATGGTTTAAATCACGCCATACGTTATAGAAAACTTGAAATGATAGGGCTGTTTTCTGAAAAAGTAACGGATATCACAAAAAGTGCAAAATCAGGTGACCTTTGGTGCCCCATTGATGTAGCTGCCTCGAGTAATCGAATTGATATTTGGGATGCGGTGATTCAATTAGATAGCCGAGATATAAAAGTAAGAGATACAAACGGCCAGTTGTTATTAAGGCGCCCTGACGGATACTCGCCAATGCACTTTATTGCAGTGCATAATGCCTGTGTATTATTTGAACACATCATAGGGAGTGTTGAATTAAGTTTGCTTGATGTGACCTATTATGGCTTGACGCCTCTATTTTCTGCGTGCAATCGAGGAAAAAACGATATTATTAAGAAAATTCTGGAACGTAATCTAAGTTATTTGAACATATTGAATAAAAAAGGGGAATCAGTACTAGACATCGCGATAACGGAGAATAGGCTGAGTACTGTTTATTTATTGCTTGAATATGATATTTCGCCAGAGATTATTTATTCAGGTGTCGTAACGGCACTAAAAAAAGGCAATCCAGATATCGTTTGTGCATTGGTTGGGAGGGTTTCAGAGCACCAAGTTGATCCGCTCTTTTCAAAAGTAACAAATAGCTCAGTGCAGATTGACAATTCTTTGCTTCAATTAGCTGTAGAGAGCAATAATATAACCATTATTACGTTAGTCCTCTCTATGGCAAACAGAAGTATGGGGGATACTATTTCACCATGCCATCCAAGCCTTTTACATTTAGCCAGTGCTAATTCATTTAATTTTGATCCTGATATCATGCTGGCTTCAAAGCGGCTGCGCTTGAGCCAAAAAAGCGAAACTCAAGAAAGTATTTTAAATATATTCAGTGATGAAGCTATTTCAGATGAGAGTAAAAAGGAGTTAGTACGAAGTTTAGTGAGCTCAAAGCGACTCGATGTAGCAGGAATTACCGATCGAGATGGAAATACGTTAATTCACATCCTTTTACTACACAATTACCGTGATGAATTAATTAATTATCTAAAAACATTTGATTCAGATACTTATATGAAAAATGAAATTGGAGAAGCCCCGTTAGAACTAGCAATTTCTATTTATCCTAATGATATTGAATTAATCAGTTTACTGTTAGAACGTGATGCGAGAGAAGGTGACTTTTTGGCTAAGGTAACTCCGTTTATTTCTACGGATAGAGACATTAATCAAGCTAAAACAATTTTTAATATCTTAATTAAAAAAGAGCAGCTTTTGTCTTCGTTTGTTGACGACAAAGGAAATACTTTACTTCATTTAGGTGCCCGTTATTGTACTTGTGAAACGTGGGAAAAAATATTATTGATGACTGAATGGGACTTTGATTGCAGGAATGATAATGACGAGCCAAGCATCTTATTGGCATTAAAAAATAATGATCCAAAAGTATTTTTAGATCTAGTTCATATAGCCCCCGATTTTTGCTACATATCTAAAACTGGAAAATCTTTACTTCAATTGTCTCTTGATTCTTACAAGCGAAAATATTTTTTAAAACTGTTATCGTCAGGAAAAAATGTAATGATCAATCATAGAGATAATGGAGGAAATACGATTCTGCATTGTGCATGTTTAAGTGGTTCTTATATTGAAATATCAGCAGTACTAAATTATCAAGCTCATTTAATGATGAATGATATAAAGGTTACAAAGGATTCAGATGAGTTTGAAATCGTATCTGTTGAAGATGTAAAGCGAGGTTCGTTTCAACCACAAGATTTTGAAGCAAATGTTTTTTTGAAAAATGCTAAAAAGCAAACACCACTTCATTTTACGGCATCTCGTGGTTTAACGGAATCATCTCGGTTACTTCTACAAAAAGGTGCCGCACTTTGTTTGAGGCAGAAGTGTGGTGAGGGAAAAACACCTATGTGGTATGCCTCAAAAAAACTAGATAAAAGTATGTATGAGATGTTTAAAGCTGCAGAAAGTGCAAACCCTAAAAAATAA
- a CDS encoding VanZ family protein — MKNRHLMFQVLLILTLIVISYLIFSRPSYSQSIPHVDKIGHFGSFFVLAWLTHQAFKPKLSHLTVGLTLYAGLIEIVQSYLPYRSASWGDVLADLLGIAFFYLTLFCYREINTQMKNARK, encoded by the coding sequence GTGAAAAATCGTCATTTGATGTTCCAAGTGCTGTTAATTTTAACTTTAATAGTGATTAGCTATTTGATTTTTTCACGCCCAAGCTACAGTCAGTCAATCCCTCATGTGGACAAAATCGGCCATTTTGGCAGCTTTTTTGTTTTAGCCTGGCTTACGCACCAAGCTTTTAAACCCAAATTAAGTCATTTAACGGTAGGGTTAACGTTATACGCAGGGCTTATCGAAATTGTTCAATCTTATTTACCCTATAGAAGTGCTTCTTGGGGAGATGTTCTCGCTGATTTACTCGGCATTGCATTTTTCTATTTAACCTTATTTTGCTACCGTGAAATTAACACTCAAATGAAGAACGCCCGAAAATGA